From one Gossypium hirsutum isolate 1008001.06 chromosome D08, Gossypium_hirsutum_v2.1, whole genome shotgun sequence genomic stretch:
- the LOC107914718 gene encoding uncharacterized protein, whose translation MREKEMVNLRFLYSLLVFQLLLLKCDQCNAVKDLKETHSAASFNEDCDQAEEKSNSSPSPSYIKRLESKYKPGYIMDEEEDKSSSSSSYILRLESKYKPGYVVDGAEEKSSSSSSYISRLESKYKPGYVVDEVEQKNSSPSSRIARLAGKYKPGYVVDGADEKSSSSSSYISRIESKYKPGYVVDEIEEKNSSPSSRIARLESKYKPGYVVDEIEEKNSSPSSRIARLESKYKPSYVVDGADEKSSSSSSYISRLESKYKPAYGVDEVKEKNSSPSSRIARLKSKYKPGYGVGGAEEKSSSSSSYISRLESKYKPSYGVDEVDEENSSPSSRIARLESKYKPGYGVDGAEEKISSSSSYISRLESKYKPSYGVDEVDEENSSPSSRIAHLESKYKPGYGVDGAEEKSSSSSSYISRLESKYKPSYGVDEVDEENSSPSSRIAHLESKYKPGYGVDGAEEKVSSSSSYISRLESRYKPSYGVDEVDEENSSPSSHIARLENKYKPGYGVDGAEEKSSSSSSYISSLESKYKPAYGVDEVEEKNYSPSSRIAHLESKYKLGYGVDGAEEKSSSSSYVSRLESKYKPGYGVDKDEYMQSPSRIDHHNLENDRDDDIGSEDVGVFTIDDVHAFNVGRKLSTFFSIRNNSLYPGFLPKELADSISFSSSEIPKILKFFSIPAASQKAKVVKDTIRKCELEPVKGETKICATSLKSMLEFVRNALGPDVDFELISTSHPTMTTPILQSYTITEPPREIKSPKKVACHPLPYLYTIYMCHYDTYETKIFKVALVGDNGDKVDALIVCHIDTSAWSPKHVAFSLLGTKPGIPVCHTFTEGHGVWIQGSTIAAI comes from the exons ATGAGAGAAAAGGAGATGGTCAATCTTCGCTTCCTTTATTCACTTCTTGTATTTCAGCTTCTACTGTTAAAG TGTGACCAATGCAATGCTGTGAAGGATTTGAAAGAAACACATTCCGCCGCTAGCTTTAATGAAGATTGTGATCAAGCAGAGGAAAAGAGTAATTCTTCTCCATCGCCGTCTTACATTAAACGCCTTGAAAGCAAGTACAAACCTGGTTACATAATGGATGAAGAAGAGGACAAGAGTTCTTCCTCATCTTCTTACATTTTACGCCTTGAAAGCAAATACAAACCAGGTTATGTAGTGGATGGAGCAGAGGAAAAGAGTTCTTCCTCATCTTCTTACATTTCACGTCTTGAAAGCAAATACAAGCCGGGTTATGTAGTGGATGAAGTAGAGCAAAAGAATTCTTCTCCCTCATCTCGTATTGCACGCCTTGCGGGCAAATACAAGCCGGGTTATGTAGTGGATGGAGCAGACGAAAAGagttcttcttcatcttcttacATTTCACGCATTGAAAGCAAATACAAGCCGGGTTATGTAGTGGATGAAATAGAGGAAAAGAATTCTTCTCCCTCATCTCGTATTGCACGCCTTGAGAGCAAATACAAGCCGGGTTATGTAGTCGATGAAATTGAGGAAAAGAATTCTTCTCCCTCATCTCGTATTGCACGCCTTGAGAGCAAATACAAACCCAGTTATGTAGTGGATGGAGCAGACGAAAAGAGTTCTTCCTCATCTTCTTACATTTCACGTCTTGAAAGCAAATACAAGCCGGCTTATGGAGTGGATGAAGTAAAGGAAAAGAATTCTTCTCCCTCATCTCGTATTGCACGCCTTAAGAGCAAATACAAACCGGGTTATGGAGTGGGTGGAGCAGAGGAAAAGAGTTCTTCCTCATCTTCTTACATTTCACGTCTTGAAAGCAAATATAAGCCGAGTTATGGAGTGGATGAAGTAGACGAAGAGAATTCTTCTCCCTCATCTCGTATTGCTCGCCTTGAGAGCAAATACAAGCCGGGTTATGGAGTGGATGGAGCAGAGGAAAAGATTTCTTCCTCATCTTCTTACATTTCACGTCTTGAAAGCAAATATAAGCCGAGTTATGGAGTGGATGAAGTAGACGAAGAGAATTCTTCTCCCTCATCTCGTATTGCACACCTTGAGAGCAAATACAAGCCGGGTTATGGAGTGGATGGAGCAGAGGAAAAGAGTTCTTCCTCATCTTCTTACATTTCACGTCTTGAAAGCAAATACAAGCCGAGTTATGGAGTGGATGAAGTAGACGAAGAGAATTCTTCTCCCTCATCTCGTATTGCACACCTTGAGAGCAAATACAAGCCGGGTTATGGAGTGGATGGAGCAGAGGAAAAGGTTTCTTCCTCATCTTCCTACATTTCACGTCTTGAAAGTAGATACAAGCCGAGTTATGGAGTGGATGAAGTAGACGAAGAGAATTCTTCTCCCTCATCTCATATTGCACGCCTTGAGAACAAATACAAGCCGGGTTATGGAGTGGATGGAGCAGAGGAAAAGAGTTCTTCCTCATCTTCTTACATTTCAAGTCTTGAAAGTAAATACAAGCCGGCTTATGGAGTGGATGAAGTAGAGGAAAAGAATTATTCTCCCTCATCTCGTATTGCACACCTTGAGAGCAAGTACAAGCTAGGTTATGGAGTGGATGGAGCAGAGGAAAAGAGTTCTTCCTCATCTTATGTTTCACGCCTTGAAAGTAAATATAAGCCGGGTTATGGAGTTGACAAAGATGAGTATATGCAATCTCCGTCAAGGATTGATCATCATAACTTGGAAAACGACAGAGATGATGACATAGGAAGTGAAGATGTAGGTGTATTCACCATAGATGATGTACATGCTTTCAACGTAGGGAGGAAATTGAGCACTTTCTTTTCCATCAGGAACAACTCTCTTTATCCTGGTTTCTTACCTAAAGAATTAGCCGATTCCATCTCATTTTCATCATCAGAAATTCCCAAAATTCTCAAGTTCTTTTCTATTCCTGCAGCCTCACAGAAAGCCAAAGTCGTTAAAGATACAATTAGGAAATGTGAACTCGAACCGGTCAAAGGGGAGACCAAAATCTGTGCCACCTCTTTGAAATCCATGCTTGAATTCGTGAGAAATGCTTTGGGGCCCGATGTTGATTTTGAGTTAATAAGCACAAGCCACCCTACGATGACTACACCAATATTGCAGAGTTACACAATTACAGAACCTCCTCGAGAGATCAAATCTCCAAAGAAAGTGGCATGTCATCCCCTCCCATACCTTTACACGATCTACATGTGCCATTATGATACCTATGAGACCAAGATTTTTAAAGTTGCACTCGTTGGTGACAATGGCGATAAAGTGGATGCTCTCATTGTTTGCCATATAGATACCTCAGCTTGGAGCCCTAAACATGTTGCGTTTAGCTTGCTCGGTACTAAGCCTGGTATCCCTGTTTGCCATACTTTTACTGAAGGTCATGGTGTTTGGATTCAGGGCTCCACTATTGCAGCCATTTAA
- the LOC107914699 gene encoding uncharacterized protein gives MGGGFETSCLQFKPDESEVLPRQDIVENKGDDLKLMVLDLNEEPLVCSLKEVEFEKKEGLVEVNEDDKEDSVKKNAKEEGLKGEVQFSGRVLRSRSAVKNQSVIEGDKVDKTEDDSSSEMKTTEVVKEGNDLSHTEVNDVQRKVGKMGKRKRGRPPKLLDKGNDQSHSEVKDVQSKVGKMGKRKRGRPPKLLDKGNDQSHSEVKDVQSKVGKMGKRKRGRPPKFLVKNGSEKKTSELQVRENDYPDGKVRKELKRKRGRPPKVLGNGGSVKKGFTIKAVESDHVDGDVSRQSKRKRGRPRKVPENSGFEKKGINVKADESNQLDGGRVKKSNHKRRRGRPMKGQKNEGVNKETDEIKARESYSVETRKEANHKHDVPPKMNVNDGFEMKPVDVEMGEGNHFDCELREEVNRKRRRPPKMKGSERSDQCNSKVKEGMIRKRGRPPKLQAGSKGLKSRLIDGRKKLGGLRRGRKKLRGRLKFNIPSTSLSEKKLIAKDSNLKRFLSANKDIFDDMEKNDGKASLMVRPKAVNAEGSENQVKKRRAEGEWRRSEAKQALRDRIVNLLKAAGWKIDYKPRNNKEYNDAVYVNPEGKTHWSVTLAYRVLKSYYENGGCDSKVGPNDFIFTPIPEEELSILKRVVLKKRVRKKMPKGEDDDKVDDGQVQNKMNKQKRKWKDIKKKKKKKQKVLKEKLPLHEEENSDGTLQRSTQVSSRKRKLQQTQKRKRYALLVRNSMDGAESDNNGYVLYDGKRTLLSWMIDLGTVPQNGKVEYLVQRRTRTRESKAGRITRDGIQCNCCSDVFTIADFETHAGGKICQPFLNICLETGVPLLQCLLDAWNKRQQSECRGFHFVDFGGEDPNDDTCGICGDGGDLICCDSCPSTFHQSCLDIEAFPSGNWNCVYCTCKYCGMVGNTYQRAKTEDMSSTVLTCHSCEEKYHEPCIQPMDAFDDDSSSAFFCGKRCKELFERLQMLVGVKHELQEGFSWTLVQRFDITSDVCLNEAYQKVESNSKLAVALSVMDECFLPLVDHRSGINLIHNIVYNFWSNFTRLNYSGFYTAILERGDEVISAASIRIHGNQLAEMPFIGTRYAYRRQGMCRRLLCAIESALRSLNVQKLVIPAVPELRETWTSVFGFQPLETASKPKMRNMNILVFPGVDMLEKPLLTHVMEEQIMGKATYKSVERCPAVFDLNVSAEDPEPEIDDRTDEPAAIESTTPLPDGTLKYTSDIMAETVNLPESAAVSSSCIPAPEESNLEFDSQNIYSEEKADDSIVKQNLDSEHAGSVKHSDNIEHADNEVAVPVQASKDAGKDVLTNGFDGTVQMSEDVNDIKHHGNSKLEMVECVSDFVKTVVQSEEAKIFYFVKSIFQSEEEKNCHAIGKDATNQTSPSTSQGAQHAPNGHYDVASNDSKSGPSRQGVKMEASGEVSSTIDVNFITYEVCSDTSKRENVQQCMCKPAEVVSAGSEVCHD, from the exons ATGGGTGGGGGCTTCGAAACTAGCTGTTTGCAGTTTAAACCTGATGAAAGTGAGGTTTTGCCAAGGCAAGACATTGTGGAAAATAAAGGGGATGATCTGAAGCTAATGGTTCTTGATTTAAACGAAGAGCCGTTAGTGTGTTCTTTGAAAGAGGttgaatttgagaaaaaagaggGATTGGTGGAGGTTAATGAAGATGATAAAGAAGACAGTGTGAAGAAAAATGCCAAGGAGGAAGGCTTAAAAGGTGAAGTGCAGTTTTCTGGCAGGGTTTTAAGGTCGAGGTCTGCAGTCAAGAATCAGAGTGTGATTGAAGGTGACAAGGTTGATAAAACTGAGGATGACAGTAGTTCTGAAATGAAAACAACTGAGGTGGTTAAGGAGGGGAATGATCTGTCTCATACTGAAGTGAATGATGTGCAGAGAAAGGTGGGTAAGATGGGAAAGCGTAAGCGTGGGAGACCGCCCAAGTTGCTGGATAAGGGGAATGATCAGTCTCATAGTGAAGTGAAGGATGTGCAGAGTAAGGTGGGTAAGATGGGAAAGCGTAAGCGTGGGAGACCACCCAAGTTGCTGGATAAGGGGAATGATCAGTCTCATAGTGAAGTGAAGGATGTGCAGAGTAAGGTGGGTAAGATGGGAAAACGCAAGCGTGGGAGACCACCCAAGTTTCTGGTGAAGAACGGGTCTGAGAAGAAGACATCTGAGCTGCAAGTACGAGAGAATGATTACCCAGATGGTAAAGTGAGGAAGGAGCTCAAGCGCAAGCGTGGCAGACCACCTAAGGTACTAGGCAATGGTGGGTCTGTAAAGAAAGGATTTACAATAAAAGCAGTGGAAAGTGATCATGTTGATGGGGATGTAAGTAGGCAGTCAAAGCGTAAGCGTGGAAGACCAAGGAAGGTACCAGAGAATAGTGGATTTGAGAAGAAAGGAATTAATGTGAAAGCAGATGAGAGTAATCAGCTTGATGGTGGTCGCGTTAAGAAGTCAAATCATAAACGTAGGCGTGGCAGACCAATGAAGGGGCAGAAGAACGAGGGGGTTAACAAGGAAACAGATGAGATTAAAGCAAGAGAGAGTTACTCTGTAGAGACAAGGAAGGAAGCAAACCACAAGCATGATGTACCACCCAAGATGAATGTCAATGATGGCTTTGAGATGAAACCTGTTGATGTGGAAATGGGAGAGGGCAATCACTTTGATTGTGAGTTAAGGGAGGAGGTCAATCGTAAGCGTAGGAGACCACCTAAAATGAAGGGCAGTGAGAGGAGTGATCAATGTAATAGCAAGGTAAAGGAAGGTATGATCCGTAAGCGTGGAAGACCACCCAAGCTGCAGGCTGGTAGTAAGGGTTTGAAGAGTAGGCTTATAGATGGGAGAAAAAAGTTGGGTGGGCTAAGAAGAGGCAGAAAAAAGTTGAGAGGGAGGTTGAAATTTAACATTCCTAGTACTTCATTGTCAGAGAAGAAACTGATTGCAAAAGATTCAAATCTTAAGAGGTTTCTATCTGCTAATAAGGATATATTTGATGATATGGAAAAGAATGACGGCAAGGCTTCACTAATGGTAAGACCTAAGGCTGTAAATGCGGAAGGCAGTGAAAACCAGGTAAAGAAAAGAAGGGCTGAAGGGGAATGGAGAAGGTCAGAAGCAAAACAAGCTCTGAGAGATAGAATAGTGAATCTGCTGAAAGCAGCTGGTTGGAAAATTGATTACAAGCCTAGGAATAATAAAGAGTACAATGATGCAGTGTATGTTAATCCTGAAGGAAAGACTCACTGGTCAGTTACCTTGGCCTACAGGGTGCTTAAAAGCTATTATGAGAATGGTGGTTGTGACTCTAAAGTTGGTCCAAATGATTTCATATTTACTCCCATTCCTGAAGAAGAACTTAGCATCCTAAAAAGAGTAGTTCTAAAGAAAAGGGTCAGAAAAAAGATGCCAAAaggggaagatgatgataaagTGGATGATGGACAAGttcaaaataaaatgaataaacaaaaaaggaaatggaaagacattaagaaaaagaaaaagaaaaaacagaagGTGCTCAAAGAGAAGCTTCCACTTCATGAAGAGGAAAACTCTGATGGTACATTACAAAGGAGTACGCAAGTCTCAAGCAGGAAGCGTAAGCTACAGCAGACACAAAAGAGAAAGCGGTATGCTTTGCTGGTCCGTAACTCAATGGATGGAGCTGAATCCGATAATAATGGCTATGTTCTATATGATGGAAAGCGAACTCTGCTTTCTTGGATGATTGATTTGGGCACTGTTCCACAGAATGGGAAGGTGGAATATTTGGTTCAAAGAAGAACTCGAACTCGTGAGAGTAAGGCTGGTAGGATAACTAGGGATGGCATCCAATGCAACTGTTGTAGTGATGTCTTCACCATTGCCGATTTTGAAACTCATGCAGGGGGCAAAATCTGTCAACCTTTTCTGAATATATGTTTAGAAACAGGAGTTCCCCTCTTGCAATGCTTATTAGATGCATGGAACAAACGGCAGCAGTCTGAATGTAGGGGCTTCCATTTTGTCGATTTTGGTGGTGAAGACCCAAATGATGATACCTGTGGTATCTGTGGGGATGGTGGTGACTTGATCTGTTGTGATAGTTGCCCATCAACATTCCATCAAAGTTGCTTAGATATAGAA GCATTTCCTTCAGGTAACTGGAATTGTGTGTACTGTACATGCAAATATTGTGGGATGGTTGGAAATACATATCAAAGGGCCAAAACTGAGGATATGAGTTCTACAGTTCTAACATGCCATTCATGTGAAGAAAAAT ATCATGAACCATGTATTCAGCCAATGGATGCTTTTGATGATGATTCAAGTAGTGCGTTCTTTTGTGGGAAGAGATGCAAAGAG TTGTTTGAGAGACTTCAGATGCTAGTTGGGGTTAAACATGAACTGCAAGAAGGCTTCTCATGGACTCTTGTTCAGCGCTTTGATATCACTTCAGATGTTTGTCTTAATGAAGCATATCAAAAGGTTGAATCAAATTCAAAGCTAGCTGTTGCATTATCTGTGATGGATGAGTGCTTTTTGCCTCTTGTTGACCACAGAAGTGGGATCAATCTGATTCATAATATTGTCTATAATTTTTG GTCAAACTTCACTAGGCTAAACTACAGTGGTTTTTACACTGCAATTCTAGAAAGGGGGGATGAGGTCATCTCTGCAGCTTCCATCAG GATCCATGGAAACCAGTTAGCTGAGATGCCTTTCATTGGCACCCGGTATGCTTATAGGCGTCAAGGGATGTGTCGCCGGCTTCTTTGCGCAATTGAATCT GCCCTCAGATCCCTGAATGTTCAGAAATTGGTCATACCTGCAGTCCCAGAACTCAGGGAAACATGGACTTCTGTCTTTGGTTTCCAACCACTAGAAACTGCAAGCAAGCCGAAGATGAGGAACATGAATATACTGGTCTTTCCAGGTGTAGATATGTTAGAGAAACCACTGCTGACACATGTTATGGAGGAGCAGATTATGGGCAAGGCGACCTATAAATCTGTAGAGAGGTGCCCAGCTGTGTTTGATTTGAATGTTTCTGCTGAGGACCCTGAACCTGAAATAGATGATAGAACTGATGAACCTGCTGCTATTGAGTCTACAACACCACTTCCCGATGGTACCTTAAAATATACTTCCGATATAATGGCTGAGACTGTCAATCTTCCAGAATCTGCTGCTGTTTCTTCCTCTTGCATTCCAGCACCTGAAGAAAGCAATCTGGAATTTGACTCTCAAAATATATATTCAGAGGAGAAAGCTGATGACAGCATTGTTAAACAGAACCTTGATTCTGAGCATGCTGGATCTGTCAAACACTCTGATAATATCGAACATGCTGACAATGAAGTGGCAGTTCCTGTACAAGCGTCAAAGGATGCTGGTAAGGATGTTCTTACTAATGGCTTTGATGGTACAGTTCAGATGTCTGAGGATGTAAATGACATCAAGCATCATGGAAATTCTAAATTAGAGATGGTAGAATGTGTTTCTGATTTTGTCAAGACAGTCGTTCAGTCTGAAGAAGCAAAaattttttactttgtaaagtcGATCTTTCAGTCTGAGGAAGAAAAAAATTGCCATGCTATTGGCAAAGATGCGACCAACCAAACTTCTCCATCAACTAGCCAAGGTGCTCAACATGCTCCCAATGGTCATTACGATGTTGCATCCAACGACAGTAAAAGTGGCCCTTCCAGACAGGGAGTCAAGATGGAAGCTTCTGGAGAAGTGTCATCTACAATCGatgtaaatttcattacttacgaGGTTTGCAGTGATACTTCCAAAAGAGAAAATGTGCAGCAGTGCATGTGCAAGCCTGCAGAGGTTGTCTCAGCTGGTTCTGAGGTTTGCCATGACTAA